Genomic DNA from Mycobacterium stomatepiae:
GTTGTTCAAACACGAGCACACCGCCCGCGCCGCCGTGACGGCTGAACCCTCGCTCGAGAAGCTGAAGCCGGCTTGGCGCAGGGCAGCCACGAAGGCCCCGTCGTCACCGTCCGGCTCGGGCACTGGTTCGGCGTACGCCGGCGCCGCCAGGCCGATCATCGCGAAGACACCGAGTACCGCGAATAGCCGTTTCATCAATTACCTCCTTTCGTGCTGAACCAAATCCCTGAATTAGGTTGTTCCTCAACCTAATTGCGCATCTTCGGACGGGATGACCTTGGACTTGCCCTTCTTCAGATGCACCGCGTGGATACCCGGCTTCTTGGCCAGCTGCTCGAGCAGTGCGTCGAGGCCTTTCTCATCGACGTTGTGATGCTGCACGGTTTCGGGCTTCTCCGAAATCTGTGCCACCAAACGTTTCAGGTGTTCCGGCGAGTTCTTGTCTTTGAGGTCTTTGAGCGGTTTCATCCGGTTGCGGACGCTAGCGTTTACCACGGTGGGACCTCCGGCGCCCATCGCGCTTCCCAGCATTCCCGCCATGCCCATCGAGCTGAACAGGCTGCCCTCGCCTAACGCCGTCGCCGGGATGGCCTCCGGCCCGGCGGCCGTCAAGGCGGCCGCCACCGTTCTGATCGCCGGCGTCGACGAGGCCCAGCTGGGCGGAACCGTCAGCGATCCGACCAGCGTGCCCCGAGCGAAACCCGCCGTAGGCGAGATCGCGTCGAACAGGGTGCCCCGGGTGAAGCCCAACGCGCCCAGACCAGCTCCCAGCGCGTCTTTGGGGAGTGCGCCGTACGCCACCGGCGGGGCGAACTTGAGCCACTGCGACACCGGGAAGTTGATCAGCAATCCGATGTCGTTGAACTGCGTGGTGAGGCCCAGGGGCACTTTGACGGCGTTGTACATGGCCGTGTAGAAGCTCGCTCCGCCCGGAATGGTGTTCAGCAGATTCGTCCAGAAGTTTTGGTAGGCCGTGGCGATGTCGGCAAGACCCGCCAGCGGCCCGGTAGCGCCGCTCGTCGCGGCGGCCGCGGCCACCGCATTCGCCGCGTTGCCGGTCGCGGAGCTGGACGACGCGCTGACCGCGGCCGCCTGCATCGCCGGCCCCTGCTCGTTCGTGGTCTGGGGTGCCGGACTGAACTCGACCAGCCCGTTGGACGCCGTCGCCGAGGAGGCGAAATAGGTGTCCATCGCCTCGCCGTCCTGCGCCCACATTTCGCCGTATTGCGCCTCGGCGGCCGCGATCGCCGCGGTGTTCTGCCCGAGCAGGTTGGTCGCCATCAGCTCCGCGAGCAGTTCGCGGTTGGCCGCGATGATCGGCGGCGGCACGTGCGCGGCGAATGCCGTTTCGTAGGCAGTGGCTGCCTGCGTCGCTTGGGCCGCGGTTTGGGCCGCCTGCGTCGCGGTTTGTTGCATCCATTCCACGTAGGGAGTGACCGCGGCCGCCATGGCGAGCGACGACGGGCCCACCCAAGGTCCGGTGGTCAGATTCGCGACCACCGACGAGTAGGAGGTCGCGATCGACTGCAATTCGGCGGCCAGGTTCTCCCAGGCCGTCGCGGCCGTCACCAACGACTCCGCACCCGGACCGGCGTATATGCGG
This window encodes:
- a CDS encoding DUF732 domain-containing protein, with protein sequence MMKRLFAVLGVFAMIGLAAPAYAEPVPEPDGDDGAFVAALRQAGFSFSSEGSAVTAARAVCSCLNNGESGLELVHDVKNHNPGMSMEMASDFALISAKFYCPHQLSKA
- a CDS encoding PPE family protein gives rise to the protein MFYGAFPPEFNSGRIYAGPGAESLVTAATAWENLAAELQSIATSYSSVVANLTTGPWVGPSSLAMAAAVTPYVEWMQQTATQAAQTAAQATQAATAYETAFAAHVPPPIIAANRELLAELMATNLLGQNTAAIAAAEAQYGEMWAQDGEAMDTYFASSATASNGLVEFSPAPQTTNEQGPAMQAAAVSASSSSATGNAANAVAAAAATSGATGPLAGLADIATAYQNFWTNLLNTIPGGASFYTAMYNAVKVPLGLTTQFNDIGLLINFPVSQWLKFAPPVAYGALPKDALGAGLGALGFTRGTLFDAISPTAGFARGTLVGSLTVPPSWASSTPAIRTVAAALTAAGPEAIPATALGEGSLFSSMGMAGMLGSAMGAGGPTVVNASVRNRMKPLKDLKDKNSPEHLKRLVAQISEKPETVQHHNVDEKGLDALLEQLAKKPGIHAVHLKKGKSKVIPSEDAQLG